The sequence below is a genomic window from Deinococcus aquaticus.
GCGTAAGGTCCTCACGGCTTCCGTCAACAAGACGAAAATGCTGGAGAGTAATGGGGTTGTCACGTCCTTCACCCAGACCGGCACCGCCATGAGCCTGCTGGCTTCCGGATTCCTGATTGAAGCCATCGGCCCCGCGCAGACCGTGCTGCTGGCGGCCGGGCTGTTCATGCTGACCAACGTGTTCATCTGGCTGGCCCCCAATGTCAGGCCTGATCCTTCATCGGCCCCGATCCGCCGGTTTGACCTGTCCGGCTACAGCTTGATCCTCCGCTCCCGGACGCTGCTGGTGATGACGGTGACCGTCATTCTCGTGAGTCTGTTCTCAACGCCGGTTGAATCGCAGTTGCCGAAATTGATGATCGACTGGGGCTTCAATGCCAGGGGCTTCAGTCAGTTTCTGGTTGCCATGAGTGTGGGTGTCATCGCCAGCGGCCTCGTCATCAACAAATTCGGCAACCAGCTGAACCAGCGACTAACGATCACGGCTGCCGTTGCACTGATCGCCCTGGTTTTCGTCGGGATTGCCTACGGGCACGGCACACTCCTGGCCATGCTGGGGTACGGTCTGACCTTCGGATTCGCGCAGTCCATCATCGAATCGTTCGTCTACGCCCATCTCCACTCCACCGTCGAGGAAAGCGTTCAGGGCCGGCTGTTCGCGGCAGTCACGGGTCTGGACAGCCTCAGCACGTCCATCGGTTACCTCATCCTGGGCGGTGTCAGCAGCGTCGTATCCGGCTCCATCATCTTCGTGGCATGCGCTGTGATCATGCTCGTTGTGTTGCTGTACTGGGCCGTCGGGCGGCCTATGGATCACGACAAGGATCGGCTTGGGCTGCACGCAGAGGGTGACAAACGGTCGCGTGGACCGGAGTTGCAGTGAAGCGCAGCATCTTCCTGGCGAAATCATGTTGTGAAATGGCAGCGTAGAGCAATGGAGTTCCGTGATGTTCTGCAGCCGGTCGCCGAGAAAGGTTTCCTGCAGTCCTGCGGCAAAAACCCGTGACCCTGCATGAGGGCTGGGCAACACATGGCCTATGAGACCCGCGCTGCGTCGGGAGGCCCGTAAACCCTCTGGCGTTGTCTTCCGTCTCTGTTGGGGCATCGCGGCTGGTCAGTTGTGCTTGTGGATGGACAGCCCACCCGCTACGTTGACTTCATGTTGCGTCTGTCGCTGGTGGGAATGGGTCTGCTGCTGTCTGCCTGTGGTGGGGTAGGGCATCCAGGGAATCTGCATGACGCCGTGACCGGTCAGCCCATCAGCATTCCCAGCCTGACGACCGCCTGGGAGTTGCCGAGCGTCTATCAGGACGCGTTCGCACCTGCGTTCTTCCACAACGACCGACTGTTCACCGTGGCGGACGACGAGACGGCCCTGAACGCCTTCGACGTGGCCGCCCGGAAGGTCACCTGGAGTTACGGCAATATCCCCAACGTCCCGGTCGGGTCCGGTGCGAGCGTCATCAGCGCTGGACAGCGCTTGATCGAGTACAACGAGGGCGACCGTATCCGCGTGTGGGGGCCGGACATGACCCTCCAGCACACCCTGACCCTGCCCGCCGCCTACCACAAGAAAGGCATCCGCTGGGGACTCGAAGGCATGCGGCAGGTCGGTGACCTCGCCATACTGCTGGTCAAGGAAGGCGTCGTCGCGTACCGCATCCCGGACCTGCTGGCCGGGCGGCTAGACCCGGTGTGGGATCACCAGTACCCGCAGGGCGAGACCACCAATCAGCATCTGGCGATTGGGGTAGCGGTCAGTGCGGAGCATGACCTCGTGGTGTACGGGATCTCCGATTACGATGACGGCCCGAAACGCCTGAGCCGGACCACCCTGCATGCGGTCACGGCGAGCACGGGCGCGCGGCGGTGGGAGAAGGAGATGGACCGCATGGACGGTGCGCTGCTGCTGTGGACGGCACTGGATATCGAGAAGGACACCATCGTGGCGCTGGAAACGGCGAGCGCGGAACTGAGCGCCCTGAACCTTGACGGGACGGAACGCTGGAAGGTGCCGCGCGCCCTGTGCCCGAACGGCGGGACGACACTGATGGTGGACGTGAGCGCCGAGGACGGTCAGGTGTACCCGACGCCGAACGGGGACGCCTGCCAGAACGCCTATGACCTTCAGACTGGGGCGCTGAAGTGGACGTTCTACCCGCCGAGGGAGAATGCGTTCTCGTTCGGCGGTCGGCCGCTGATCGTGCGGGGCGTGGCGTACCTGAGTAACGGCTACCTGTTCGCGGTGGACACGCGGGACGGGAAGGTGCTGGCGCGGAGCGCGAAGAGTAATCCACGGGCGACGCGGCGGAGCAGCACGCCGCTGCTGGAACCGGGAACGGGGAACATCGTGCAGCTGGGTGAGGATGCCGTCGCTTACCGCCCGGTACGTTGAGGAAAAGGAATTACTGGTAGGGATCTCAAAATATATTGCGCCATATATGGCAAACAGGGGGATTTAGAAGACCCCTGATTCGACCGTCGTTCATCGGCACGGATGAAAGAGCGTCCCTGTAATCTCATTCGAATCTCCCCCTACCCAGGCTTAAGCAGGGGCGTGAGCGGGATGGAAGTAGTGCAATACGGATTCATATACTCCTGAATAAAAAGAGAGGGGGTAGTTGGAATATGGGATCCTCTCAAATATTGGCCCGAAAAATCGGTTTTTACCGTTTCAGTGCGTCCCAGACGACATTTTACGGCCTCCCTCACCAGAACGTCAACAAGGCACCCCTGAACGGAATTGAGGACCTGCGTACCCCGGATTTCAGGAACGCCTTTTCACACTAATAATTGTTAGTGCCAACTTCTTGACAGAGAAGGTTACTGAAGGCGCTCAGTGACATCTCGTTCGACGCTCCCAAGCGGTTTCAA
It includes:
- a CDS encoding PQQ-binding-like beta-propeller repeat protein, producing MLRLSLVGMGLLLSACGGVGHPGNLHDAVTGQPISIPSLTTAWELPSVYQDAFAPAFFHNDRLFTVADDETALNAFDVAARKVTWSYGNIPNVPVGSGASVISAGQRLIEYNEGDRIRVWGPDMTLQHTLTLPAAYHKKGIRWGLEGMRQVGDLAILLVKEGVVAYRIPDLLAGRLDPVWDHQYPQGETTNQHLAIGVAVSAEHDLVVYGISDYDDGPKRLSRTTLHAVTASTGARRWEKEMDRMDGALLLWTALDIEKDTIVALETASAELSALNLDGTERWKVPRALCPNGGTTLMVDVSAEDGQVYPTPNGDACQNAYDLQTGALKWTFYPPRENAFSFGGRPLIVRGVAYLSNGYLFAVDTRDGKVLARSAKSNPRATRRSSTPLLEPGTGNIVQLGEDAVAYRPVR
- a CDS encoding MFS transporter — protein: MWTASFRNYLALITTTGISAVMAGIALSFTILALTESPALLSINLGLYFLPTILSPISGSIVDRYSTRLTLVSSVVIRVFLLVAFALIALADGQNQIPLLLTISLLIGIVKLPHSPGLRKVLTASVNKTKMLESNGVVTSFTQTGTAMSLLASGFLIEAIGPAQTVLLAAGLFMLTNVFIWLAPNVRPDPSSAPIRRFDLSGYSLILRSRTLLVMTVTVILVSLFSTPVESQLPKLMIDWGFNARGFSQFLVAMSVGVIASGLVINKFGNQLNQRLTITAAVALIALVFVGIAYGHGTLLAMLGYGLTFGFAQSIIESFVYAHLHSTVEESVQGRLFAAVTGLDSLSTSIGYLILGGVSSVVSGSIIFVACAVIMLVVLLYWAVGRPMDHDKDRLGLHAEGDKRSRGPELQ